In Archocentrus centrarchus isolate MPI-CPG fArcCen1 chromosome 16, fArcCen1, whole genome shotgun sequence, a single window of DNA contains:
- the LOC115794147 gene encoding persulfide dioxygenase ETHE1, mitochondrial-like, which yields MCSISRVKPVHRALALSLRLRTNLDGSSSAAALSRRFSPGLSSSVQPLWVSSRFYCARMAMTDGLLFRQLFEEASWTYTYLLADTDTKEAVIIDPVLETIDRDLTLIKELGLNLKVAVNTHCHADHITSTGLMKKRLAGLKSAISKFSGASADIHLKEGDKITFGRHFLSVRETPGHTDGCTTLVTGDQSMAFTGDALLIRGCGRTDFQQGCAKKLYQSIHEKIFTLPDHCLVYPAHDYLGQTVSTVGEERKFNPRLTKSLEEFVEIMNNLNLPKPHKIDISVPANLVCGLHHV from the exons ATGTGTTCGATAAGTAGAGTAAAACCCGTTCACCGGGCCCTCGCTTTGTCGCTACGGCTCAGGACAAACCTCGACGGTTCGAGTTCGGCAGCAGCCCTGAGCAGGCGCTTCTCTCCCGGCTTAAGCAGCAGTGTTCAGCCGCTATGGGTTAGCAGCAGATTTTACTGCGCCAGGATGGCAATGACCGACGGGCTCCTCTTCAGACAG CTGTTTGAGGAAGCGAGCTGGACATACACCTACCTGCTGGCAGACACAGACACCAAGGAGGCTGTCATCATTGATCCTGTGCTGGAGACCATTGACAGGGATCTTACACTCATAAAGGAACTCGGACTCAATCTAAAAGTGGCAG TTAACACCCACTGCCATGCAGACCACATAACGAGCACTGGGCTGATGAAAAAAAGATTGGCGGGACTGAAGAGTGCCATCTCCAAATTCAGTGGTGCTTCTGCTGATATCCACTTAAAAGAGGGAGACAAGATCACCTTTGGAAGACAT TTCCTGTCTGTGAGAGAGACACCAGGACACACTGATGGATGTACAACGCTGGTAACTGGGGATCAGAGCATGGCTTTCACTGGTGACGCTCTCCTCATCAGAGGCTGTGGCAGGACAGACTTCCAGCAGG GCTGTGCCAAAAAACTTTACCAGTCAATCCACGAGAAAATCTTCACCCTGCCAGACCACTGCCTTGTCTACCCGGCACATGACTACTTAG GTCAGACGGTTTCTACAGTTGGTGAGGAGCGCAAGTTTAACCCACGCCTGACTAAGAgtttggaggagtttgtggAGATAATGAACAACCTGAACCTCCCCAAGCCACATAAAatag ATATTTCAGTGCCTGCTAATCTGGTTTGTGGATTGcaccatgtttga